One genomic region from Rattus norvegicus strain BN/NHsdMcwi chromosome 10, GRCr8, whole genome shotgun sequence encodes:
- the Rcvrn gene encoding recoverin, with translation MGNSKSGALSKEILEELQLNTKFTEEELSAWYQSFLKECPSGRITRQEFESIYSKFFPDSDPKAYAQHVFRSFDANSDGTLDFKEYVIALHMTTAGKPTQKLEWAFSLYDVDGNGTISKNEVLEIVMAIFKMIKPEDVKNLPDDENTPEKRAEKIWAFFGKKDDDKLTEEEFIEGTLANKEILRLIQFEPQKVKERIKEKKQ, from the exons ATGGGGAACAGCAAGAGCGGGGCCCTGTCCAAGGAGATCCTGGAGGAGTTGCAACTGAACACTAAGTTCACAGAGGAGGAGCTGAGCGCCTGGTACCAGTCCTTCCTGAAGGAGTGTCCTAGTGGCCGCATCACGCGGCAGGAGTTCGAAAGTATCTATTCCAAGTTCTTTCCAGACTCCGACCCTAAGGCCTACGCCCAGCACGTGTTCCGCAGCTTCGATGCCAACAGCGATGGTACGCTGGACTTCAAGGAGTATGTGATCGCTCTGCACATGACCACGGCGGGCAAGCCCACGCAGAAGCTCGAGTGGGCCTTCTCGCTCTACGACGTAGACGGCAATGGGACCATCAGCAAGAATGAAGTGTTGGAGATCGTcatg GCTATTTTCAAAATGATCAAGCCTGAGGATGTGAAGAACCTCCCAGATGATGAAAACACCCCAGAGAAGCGGGCTGAGAAGATCTGGGCGTTCTTTGGAAAAAAAGATGATG ATAAACTTACAGAGGAGGAATTCATCGAGGGGACCCTGGCCAATAAGGAAATTCTGCGACTGATCCAGTTTGAACCTCAAAAAGTGAAGGAGaggataaaggaaaagaaacagtga